The stretch of DNA CGGTCCCAAAGCTCCCCCGCGGTTGTAGCCTGAGGGGAAACGGGCGCCGTCCGCCACGCGAGGGGTTCGAAAGGCCTTCGGATCCCTCGCAGCGACATTGTCCATTACCATTTGCCGCTGAATAACAGATACAAGGGGTGGGGGGCTCCTTCGACTCGCTCCGCTCGCTCAGGATTTCGCCTGCGGGCTCAGACGCCCGCAAGTCGGCTCAACTTTAGACTTTGGGATGGAGGGGGAGGGGTGGGCCCGCTTCGCGGGCCTGATCGCCGAAATCGCACGACATCGCCGACATCGGAAAGGCAGGGCTTCCCGGCGGGTCGTCGCAGGGCGGGAAGGCAAGACGCACCGCAGAGGACGCAGAGGTCAGCAGAGGAAACAAGCAAGTTTTAGGTTAAGAGTCAGCAGAGGAAAGTGGAAGATGAGAAAAAACTGAGGAACGGCGGGATCGGCACTGAATCTAGGTTCATCGCCCACGAAATATTACAAAATCTTTCACATCGCCCGGCTGCGAATCGCGGTAGAATTCTCCATTGGAGCTTCGGCCCCGTGCCAAAATTTGAAAACAGTCTTGAACGCCTGGAAAAAATCGTAGACGAGCTGGAGAGGGGCAACGTGCCCCTGGAACAGGCGTTGAAACTTTTCGAAGAAGGAATGCAGCTCTCCACTTCCTGCCGCAAGGAACTTGAAGAAGCTGAAGGCAAGGTGGAGATTCTCCTCAAACAGAACGGAAAGCTGCAGCCTGAACCCTATGATCTATCCGCCGAACGGGTACAGGCGCCGGTAAGGAAGTAATCCCTCAGAGCCTGCAGGACCGCCTGCAGCATTCAGAGAACCAGCGGAAAACAGCCCGCCCAGCGTGTTCCGCATTCACCGGAAGAGGAAGTGCCTTATGAAACCTCTCAGCGTTGTTGTTGCCCTGGGCAACGGCAAGACCGCGGAGTCGCTTGCCAAGTCTCTTTACACTCACTTTCGGGTTGTGAACGTGGTCCGGAATGTCCCCGAGTTGCACAGCTCCATCCCCCAGCACCGCGCGGATGTAGCGGTGGTGGACCTGGAGCTTGCTGGAATCAGCGAAGTGCGGAAGTTGATGCAGAAGTTCCCTGGCATCACCGTTGTCTGTACGCACCGCGTAGCCGATGAAAGCATGTGGGCGGATGCCCTGGCTGCCGGCGCGGTGGACTGCTGCTCCAATTCTGACGTTCGGGCCATTGTGCTTGCCGCATCGCACACCCGGCCCATCTCTCATTACCATGCAGCCTAGTCATCACTGCTTCCAGTTCCGGTCTCCTTCCAAAACTAAAAGGAGCACCCACAAGGCGCTCCTTTTTTCAGTTCTTCTTGAGGACCGGCCGGCTATTTTGCCGCGCGCACAGCTTCAACCGACGATACCGTAAAGATCACGTCCTTGCACCGGTACGCGCCATCCGGCAATTGGACACAGTTCTTGGGATCGTAACTGATCTTACTGATCGAATTGGCGTGAAACACCATCGGCTTCTGTGCGGCGCAGCCGCTAAGAGCAATGGCGAACAATGAAGTGAGAAGCAGCAGGGCCCATTGGCTGGTCTTGGCCGCAAATGCTGGTTGTGGTCGAGTGGAAAACAAACGCATGATTCAATCTCCTGCCGGGGAAAGGTTCTTGCCCGTGTAGGAAGCAGGATGGTCCCAAGAGCGTTATCGTCCAACGGTACGTTCGTCACTGTACAACCGGAACGCGCACAAAGGCACGGCCAAGCCCTAGCGGAGTCTGTTCACGAATCGCATGAACC from Terriglobia bacterium encodes:
- the xseB gene encoding exodeoxyribonuclease VII small subunit → MPKFENSLERLEKIVDELERGNVPLEQALKLFEEGMQLSTSCRKELEEAEGKVEILLKQNGKLQPEPYDLSAERVQAPVRK